The following nucleotide sequence is from Kiloniellales bacterium.
AGAAGAAGGTGCCCGCCGTCCAGTTCATGGCCGGCTATCCCTTCGGGCTCTCGGCGCAGGAGCAGAACGCCTGGCTGCAGTACGGCGGCGGCCAGGAGCTGGCCGACGAGATCTACCGCGAGATGGGCTGCAAGTTCTTCCCCTCGGGCAACACCGGCACCCAGATGGGCGGCTGGTTCAACAAGGAGATCAACAGCCTTGAGGACTACCGCGGGCTGAGGATGCGGATCCCGGGGCTCGGCGGCGAGGTCCTCAAGGCGGCGGCCGCGCAGCCGATCAACCTGCCGGGCGCCGAGATCAAGCCGGCCCTCGACGCCGGCAAGATCGACGCCACCGAATGGGTCGGCCCCTACAACGATCTGGCCTTCGGCCTGCACAAGAACGCCAAGTACTACTACTACCCGGGCTGGCACGAGCCCGGCACCTCCCTGGACAACTTCATCAACATCCGGGCCTGGGAGGCGCTGCCGGACGACCAGAAGGCGGTGGTTGCGGCGGCCAACACGGCGGTCAACCAGCTGGTGCTCAGCGAGTTCGTCGCCCGCAACAACGATTCCCTCAAGACCTTGATCACCAAGCACGGCGTGGTGCTGAAGCAGTTCCCGGACTCGGTGCTGGCGGGCTTCAGCGTGCTCGCCGGCCAGGTGGTCAACGACCTCGCCTCCACCGATCCCATGAGCCGGCGGGTCATGGACGGCCTGCTGGAGTTCCGCAAGGAGGCCCTGGCCTGGACCAGCCTCTCGGAGACCGCCTTCACCGCGGCGCGCTTCCTCTACGCCTACTCGCAGGGCAACTGACCGGACCCCGGCGCGCCCCGGGGCGGGCGGCTCACTCCGCTTCGACGTAGCGCAGGAAGCGGTAGCGGGTGCCGCCGTGGGTGTTGTGGACCTCCTCCTGGAGGACCACGCGGCGGCCCTTCTCGAAGGCCAGTTGGGAGGTGAAGGGCACTAGCCGTTCCTGGCCGTCGTCCAGCTCGACCACCCATTCGCTCGACTCCGCGGGCTCGCTCTGCGGCTGGTGCAGCGCGACAAGGGTCCCCGTCACCTCCTGCGACTTCTCCCAGCCGCCGCGCGGCAGGATCGACATCAGGGCGATGAAGGCGAGCACCGCGGCGGCCACCGGCAGGATCCGCATCAGGCGGTCCTTCCAGATCAGCCGCTCCAGCTCCTTCTTTTTCGACGCGTCCATGGGGGGCTTTCTAGAGGATCTCGTCGGGTTCTGGAATTGTCTTTCCGCGGGTTCCGTCTCTCACGCCGCTCGCCCGTACATGAGTCTGAACTACGTCCCCCGCTGCTGCGGAGATCATGCCGAGGCGCCGCCTTCGGGATTCCGGCCGAACTCTCGCCGCTGCGCCGGGCCCCTTCATTCAATATAGTTAAGAAAGGCGACCTTTGCCTTACCGTAGCTGCGCAGGTCGCGGATCTCGAAGCCGGCGGGCGCCTCGAAGGCCTCGGCCTTCATCAGCTCGACCGCGACCAGCGCGCCCGGGGCGATCCAGCCGGCGCCGGCCAGCGCGGTCAGGGCCGGGGCCGCCAGGCCCTGGTTGTAGGGCGGGTCCATCAGGACGATCGAGCAGGCTGCGGCGGCCGGCGGCGGCCGCAGGACGTCGACCGCCAGGACCTCGGCCCGCGCGCCCTCCTCCAGGGCCTCGAGGTTGGCGCGCAGGGTCGCCAGGGCCGCGGCCTGGCTCTCCATGAAGGTCACCCGCGCCGCGCCCCTGGACAGGGCCTCCAGGCCCAGCGCCCCGGTCCCGGCGAAGGCGTCCAGCACCCGCGCCTCGATCAGGGGGTTGCCGCCGCTTGCCAGCTTGCCCTGGGTCAGGACGTTGAAGATCGCCTCACGCGTACGGTCGGCGGTCGGACGTACGGCCAGGCCTTCCGGGGCGAGAAGCGTACGCCCCCTATGCCGGCCGGCGACGATGCGCACCGCGCTGCCCCCTGCTCTTGCCGGCCTTCGGCCGGGCGTCGGCCGCCGGCCGCGCCTTGGCCCTGGCGGTCGCCGGCGTGCCGCCCGCTTTCGGTCCCGGCTTCGGACCCGCCTGGGGCTTGCGCCCCGGCTTGCTCGGCTTGGGCTTGGCCTTGGCCCAGCCGGCCTTGGGGGTCTTGGGGCCTTCCAGGGCCTCGCGCAGGCGCTTGGCCGGGACCTCGGAGACCGCGCCCCGGGCCAGGCTGCCCAGGGTGAAGGGGCCGTAGCCGACCCGGATCAGGCGGTTCACCTTCAGGCCCAGATGCGCCAGGACCCGGCGCACCTCCCGATTCTTGCCCTCGGTCAGGATGATCGAGATCCAGAGGTTGGCGCCGCTGGCCCGCTCGATCCGGGCCTTGATCGGGCCGTAGCGGACGCCCTCGACGGTGACCCCCTCGCGCAGGCTTTCCAGGCGCGCCTCGCTGACCCGGCCGTAGGCGCGCACCCGGTAGCGGCGCTGCCAGCCCGAGGCCGGCAGCTCCAGCGCGCGCTTCAGCTCGCCGTCGTTGGTCAGCAGCAGCAGGCCTTCGGAGTTGAGGTCGAGCCGGCCGACCGGCTGCAGCCGCGGCAGGTCCTTGGGCAGGCTGTCGTAGATCGTCGGGCGGCCCTGGGGATCCTTGGCCGCGGTCAGCAGGCCCGCCGGCTTGTGGTAGCGCCAGATCCGCGCCGGCGCCGGGGCGGGCAGGGGGGCATCGTCGACCCGGATCTTCTGGCCCGGCTTGACCGTCACCGCCGGGCTGTCCAGCACCCGGCCGTCCAGGCTGACCCGGCCCTCGGCGATCAGCAGCTCGGCGTCGCGCCGCGAGCAGAGCCCGCTGCGGGCGATGATCTTTGCGATGCGCTCCGCTGCGGGAGCGATGCGCCGGGTCTCGGCCTTGGGGGTCATGACCGCGCCGCCGCCAGGAAGGCTTCGAAGATCGCCGCGTCGCCTGCGGAGACGTGGTACTCCGGATGCCACTGCACGCCGAGGCAGAAGCCGTAGCCGGCGGCCTCGATGCCCTCGATCACCCCGTCCGGCGCCCGGGCGTTGACGCGCACCCCCTCGGGCACCGCCTTGGCCGCCTGGTGATGGGCGGAGTTCACCTCCAGGCTTTCGGCGCCGCAGATCTCGCGCAGCCGGCTGCCCGCCTCCAGGGCCACGCCGTGGCCCGGCTCGTGCCGCGGGTTGGGCTGCTCGTGGGCCAGGGCGCCTTCGATCTCGTCCGGGATGTGCTGGATCAGGGTCCCGCCCAGGGCGACGTTCAGGAGCTGCATCCCGCCGCAGATCCCCAGCACCGGCAGGTCGCGCTCCAGGGCCGCCCGGGTCGCCGCCATCTCGAAGGCGGTGCGCCGGTCCTTGGTGGTGACCGTGGGATGCCGCTCGCCCGCGCCGAAGAGGGCCGGGTCCAGGTCGAAGTGGCCGCCGGTGACCAGCAGGCCGTCCAACCCGGCGAGGTAGGCCTCGGCCTGGCCCACCTCGTGGGGCAGCAGGACCGGCAGGCCGCCGGCACGAGCGACCGCGGCGCAGTAGTTCTCGCGCAGGAAATAGCTGGCCTGCGGGCGCTCCGGGCCGGGCGCGTCCCAGTCCAGGGTCAGGCCGATGACGGGTCTGTCGGGCATGGCCGGAATTTATGCACTGCCGGGGCCAAGCTCAATGCTCCAGACGAGAGTGCCGAAGGCTTCTTGACTCCTCTGCCGGAGTTTCGTATTTAACAAGTAAGTTAAATACGGGGTGCGCCACAATGACCGAGGATCAGCTCGACGCCGCCTTCGCCGCCCTGGCGGACCCGACCCGGCGGGCCATCGTCGCCCGCCTGGCCGCGGGCCCGGCCCCGGTCGGCGAGCTGGCGGCGCCCTTCGAGATCTCGCTGCCCGCGGTCTCCCGCCACCTCAAGGTCCTGGAGACTGCCGGCCTGATCACCCGCGAGGTCGATGCCCAGTGGCGCCGCTGCCACCTGCGCCCTCAGGGCCTGACCGGCGCCGCCGAATGGATCGACAGCACCCGCCGCTTCTGGGAGGGCCGCCTGGACAGCCTGGCCCGCTACCTGGAAGGGCCAACCCAGAACGGGAAGGAGACACCCCATGCCGGAACCCCGGACCCGGGAAACGACGACGACAGCGGACCGCAAGGCTGAGCCCGCGCTCACCCTGTCGCGCAGCTTCAAGGCCTCGCTGGCGCGGGTCTATGGCGCCTTCGCCGGGTCGGCGCAGCTGGCCCAATGGTTCGGCCCCCAGGGCTGCGGCGTCGAGGACTGCGACTGGACGCCGGAGGTCGGCCGGCCCTGGCGCGTCGTCATCGTCCACGCCGACGGCGATGCCAATCCGGTCGGCGGTGTCTTCCGCGAGGTCGTCCCCGGCGAGCGCCTGGTCCTGACCTGGGCCTGGGAGAACACCGAGTACGCCGGGCTCGAGACTCTGGTCACCCTTGAGTTCAAGGCCCTGGGCGACATGACCGAGCTGACCCTGACCCACGAATGGCTGGCCGACGACCTGGCCCGCGAGCGCCATTCCAA
It contains:
- a CDS encoding TRAP transporter substrate-binding protein — its product is MKRRGFLKGAAVAGLAGAAASSLPAPAISQGIKRWRMVTTWPKNFPGLGTGAELLAQLIERGTEGKLQVTVFGGGEVVKPFDSMDAVAGGEVEMGHGAPYYWKKKVPAVQFMAGYPFGLSAQEQNAWLQYGGGQELADEIYREMGCKFFPSGNTGTQMGGWFNKEINSLEDYRGLRMRIPGLGGEVLKAAAAQPINLPGAEIKPALDAGKIDATEWVGPYNDLAFGLHKNAKYYYYPGWHEPGTSLDNFINIRAWEALPDDQKAVVAAANTAVNQLVLSEFVARNNDSLKTLITKHGVVLKQFPDSVLAGFSVLAGQVVNDLASTDPMSRRVMDGLLEFRKEALAWTSLSETAFTAARFLYAYSQGN
- the rsmD gene encoding 16S rRNA (guanine(966)-N(2))-methyltransferase RsmD, with amino-acid sequence MRIVAGRHRGRTLLAPEGLAVRPTADRTREAIFNVLTQGKLASGGNPLIEARVLDAFAGTGALGLEALSRGAARVTFMESQAAALATLRANLEALEEGARAEVLAVDVLRPPPAAAACSIVLMDPPYNQGLAAPALTALAGAGWIAPGALVAVELMKAEAFEAPAGFEIRDLRSYGKAKVAFLNYIE
- a CDS encoding metalloregulator ArsR/SmtB family transcription factor — translated: MTEDQLDAAFAALADPTRRAIVARLAAGPAPVGELAAPFEISLPAVSRHLKVLETAGLITREVDAQWRRCHLRPQGLTGAAEWIDSTRRFWEGRLDSLARYLEGPTQNGKETPHAGTPDPGNDDDSGPQG
- a CDS encoding SRPBCC domain-containing protein, yielding MPEPRTRETTTTADRKAEPALTLSRSFKASLARVYGAFAGSAQLAQWFGPQGCGVEDCDWTPEVGRPWRVVIVHADGDANPVGGVFREVVPGERLVLTWAWENTEYAGLETLVTLEFKALGDMTELTLTHEWLADDLARERHSKGWSSSFDCLAELLA
- a CDS encoding gamma-glutamyl-gamma-aminobutyrate hydrolase family protein — its product is MPDRPVIGLTLDWDAPGPERPQASYFLRENYCAAVARAGGLPVLLPHEVGQAEAYLAGLDGLLVTGGHFDLDPALFGAGERHPTVTTKDRRTAFEMAATRAALERDLPVLGICGGMQLLNVALGGTLIQHIPDEIEGALAHEQPNPRHEPGHGVALEAGSRLREICGAESLEVNSAHHQAAKAVPEGVRVNARAPDGVIEGIEAAGYGFCLGVQWHPEYHVSAGDAAIFEAFLAAARS
- a CDS encoding pseudouridine synthase; amino-acid sequence: MTPKAETRRIAPAAERIAKIIARSGLCSRRDAELLIAEGRVSLDGRVLDSPAVTVKPGQKIRVDDAPLPAPAPARIWRYHKPAGLLTAAKDPQGRPTIYDSLPKDLPRLQPVGRLDLNSEGLLLLTNDGELKRALELPASGWQRRYRVRAYGRVSEARLESLREGVTVEGVRYGPIKARIERASGANLWISIILTEGKNREVRRVLAHLGLKVNRLIRVGYGPFTLGSLARGAVSEVPAKRLREALEGPKTPKAGWAKAKPKPSKPGRKPQAGPKPGPKAGGTPATARAKARPAADARPKAGKSRGQRGAHRRRPA